In Conger conger chromosome 9, fConCon1.1, whole genome shotgun sequence, the genomic stretch GACGCATATGCCTTCAACAAACAGTAAGTCGCTTGtatttgtgtgaatgtatgcgtAACTGAACATAGCACTGCCAAGTGTGCACCCTTGGTCGCGCTACTGAAACGGTGGAGAAAAGAGGGAATGATATTGAGGTTTAATGAACTACTTTGTGAGACCGGGAGGGAACGgggaatgtgtggtgtgtgtgtgtgtgcgcgtgctgccGGCATTCAGTAACAGCGCGGCTCCGTCACATTGcggtttaattaaatattttgtgagACCGGGAAGGAACGgggaatgtgtggtgtgtgtgtgtgtgtgtgtgcgcgtgctccCCGCATTCAGTGACACCGTGGCTCCGTCACATTATCCCCCTCCTCCTGGAGGTTGACGATGTGCGGCAACCTGGAAAGGTAATCTGCTACCACATTGGTTTTGCCTGATTGGTGTCGGATGGTGAACCTGAAAGGCTGGAGTGAGAGGTACCATCGTGTAAGGCGGCTGTTGTGGTCCTTCATGGAGTTGATCCAGGTGAGAGCTCGGTGGTCAGTTTCCAGATCAAACTCCTTTCCCAGTAAATAGTATCGCAGGCTCTCCAGCGCCCACTTAATGGCCAGGCCTTCCTTTTCCACCGTGGAATACCTGGTCTCACGTGGTTGCAGCTTGCGGCTCAGGTACAGGATGGGGTGTTCTTCTCCAGGGTCTCCTTGGGCCAGGACCGCTCCAAGGCCAACTGCCGATGCGTCCACCTGTACCAGGAATCTTCTTTTGAAGTCTGGACTCTTGAGGACAGGGGAAGAACATAAGTTGGCTTTCAAGGTGCTGAAGGCTGTTTCACAGTCGTCTGACCAGGTCACCGGGTTCCTCTGGTCCTTGcaggtcagtgctgtgagtGGAGCTGCTATCGTTGCGAATTGGGGTACGAACCGTCTGTACCAGCCGGCCAATCCCAAGAAGGACCGTACCTCCTTCTTGGTGCGAGGTCGAGGGCAGTTTTGGATAGCTTCCACCTTATCCACTTGTGGACGAACCTCTCCTTGTCCCAGTTGATAACCCAGGTATCGTGTCTCCTCCTGTGCCCACTCACACTTGGAGGGGTTGGGTGTCAACCCAGCCTTCTGGATCCTTCTCAGGACCAGTGATAGGTGTTGGACATGCTCCTCCCATGTGTTGCTGAAGATTACCACATCATCAAGGTATGCTGCGCTGCAGTTGTCACAACCCTGGAGGACCCCATCCATCAGTCTCTGGAAGGTGGCTGGCGCTCCATGCAGTCCAAATGGCATCACAGTAAACTGGAAAAGTCCAGCTGGTGTTCGAAATGCCGTGTATGGCCGGCAAGACTTCTCCAGTGGCACCTGCCAGTAGCCTTTACATAGATCAAGGGTGGTGATGTACTTGGCCGCTCCGATCTTCTCCAATAAGTCATCGATTCTTGGCATGGGGTAGGCATCAAACTCTGAGATGGCATTAAGCTTCCTGAAGTCAATGCATATCCGGAGAGAACCATCTTTCTTGAAGACGATGACCACTGGACTGCACCACTCTGAGTTGGAAGGCTCAATCACTCCGAGCTTCAacatctcctccacctcctgccGCAGCTTGTCCACCAGCTGTTGTGGGATACGGTAGGGACGTTGGCGGATTGGTCGTTCATCCTTTAGACGAACCACATGCTCAACAAGGGTGGTTTGTCCTGGGCTGGTAGCAAAGAGGGAACGAGCCTCCTGAAAAACCTGGAGGAGCTGTGCAGCTTGCTCTGGTGCAAGATGTGCCAGCACAGGAGTAGCAGTCTTAGATTGGGTTTCCAGTTcggtctcctcttcctcttccatgTCCACCTCCCTCACCATCAGTGCTTGGATCGGACGCTCCTTCCACTCTTTTAGTAGGTTCACATGGTAGGTCTGTACTGGTTTCTTCTTTTCAGGTTGATGGACCTCGTAAGTGACTGGGCCCATCTTGCGGGTGATGATGTAGGGTCCTTGCCATTTCGCCAAGAGCTTGCTGTTGGAAGAAGGGAGAAGTAGCAAGACTTTTTGGCCAGGCTGGAACTCACGGTGCCGAGCCTGTTTGTCATACCAGGTCTTCTGGCTTTTCTGGGCCTCACGCAGGTTGACCTCTGCCTCGTCCTGGTATCTTGCCAGCCGATCCCTCATCTCCAACACAAACTGTACTACGCCTCTGTCACTTGGAGTGGTGTCACTTGGAGCCCTTTTGGAGCAGATCCAATGGCCCCTGTACATCCCAGCCATATAGCAGCTCAAATGGGGAGAAACCTGTTGAGGCCTTGGGAAGTTCTCGGTAGGCGAAGAGTAGAAATGGCAACCAGCGGTCCCAGTCCTTGCCAGTGTCATCCACAAACTTTTGTAGCATCTTCTTCAGTGTCTGGTTGAATCTTTCAACCAGACCGTCAGTCTGTGGGTGGTATGGGGTGGTCTTGATTGCTGAGATGCCCAGTTGTTTATGGAAGAGCTGCATCAACCTGGAGGTGAAGTTGGTCCCTTGGTCCGTGAGGATTTCGTCTGGTATCCCCACTCTGGAGAACAGTTGAACCAAAGCACGCAGAACAGTGGGAGCGGTGATGGTGCGCAGGGGAAAGGCCTCTGGGAAACGGGTGGCATAGTCACACACGACCAGAATGTACTGATGACCACCGCTGCTCTTCACTAGAGGGCCTACAATGTCCATGGCAATCCTGCGGAATGGAGTAGAGATAACAGGCAGTGGATGCAGAAGAGCTCGGTCAGACTTGCGGGCAGTGCATGTTTTCTGACATGTGGGGCATGTGGTGCAATATTTCTGAATGTCTGTATACATGGAGGGCCAATATAGGCGTGAACTAATGCGAAGATAGGTTTTGTGGCGGCCAAGATGTCCGGCCCATGGAAGTGTGTGTGCCAGGTGCATGACAAGTGGTCTACAGCTAGCAGGGATTACAAGGCGTCTGTGGTCATCCTCCACTGTATACAATACATCATTATCAACAATAAACCTTGCCTTTCCTATCCTCTTCCCATTTGTCTTTTCTACCACCTTAGCAAACAAAGGTTTCAAAGTATCGTCTCccctctgcagtacagacataTTCTCAGGTACTTCCCACATTTTATTGGACAGCAAACTCTTTCCTTCAGGTTCTGTTGGCCATAGCTGTTTCTCAAAGCGGCGTTGGCGGCGGGATTTTCTTGGCCCCTTAATgccaccctcacacagactaCTGTCAAGGTCTGGGAGTGGTTGGACACCAGCTTTCGCCTGGGCTCGAGTAATTACAGGAcaagaaacattcacattttcctccccatcctccccaGAGTCAGTTTCCACTGGCAGTTCTTTTTCCTGCAGTAAGTGCATGAGCACCGGTAAGTCCCATCCCAGGATGGCATCCACAGGCAGGTTTTCTACCACCCCAACAGTCAACAGGTAAGACTGTTCATCCACAGTAACCGTTAAGTCGGCTTTTGGATAAGGATGCTTATCCCcatgaacacacaaaatgtccgcTTGTCTGCTATAATCAACACTGCTCACTGGCACCAGACTAGATTTAACCAAAGACATGAAGCTACCAGTGTCCAACAGAGCAGTAGCCTGCTGTCCATTAACCACCACAGTTTTATAGCGCTGAACTCGTACACCCTTATCCCCAGAGGGCCCCCCCTCTGGCCGGGGTGCATAGCAAGCACCTGTGACCTTAGCTTTACGTATGGGACACACCGAAGCTTTGTGGCCTGGCTGCTGACAGTAAAAACAGACAAAGTCCTTACCAGATGTTTGTTGGTTTGGGGCAGTACTGATGTTACCTGGACACTCCTCTCTCCTTGCAGGCCTGGGCTGGGGTGTTGGTCGGCGTGCTGCACTGGTGAAATGTGTAGCTGGTCCTCCTCTCCGAGCGTTGAGGTACTGCAGAACCAGCTTGGCAGCTGTAAGTCCCTCTGCTGGCTCATGCTCCTTCACCCAGGTCCTCACCTCAAAAGGAAGTACCCGGAGTAACTGCTCCAAGATGATGGCCTCTCCAACCTCCTCCTTGGTGTGCTGCCCTGGCCGAATCCAGCGTCGGTAGAGGCCCTTCAGGCGGTGGTAGGTCTCGGTGGGGCTCTCGCCCGGTGGTACATTCGTTGATCTGAACTGCAGCCGGTAGGTCTCTGGAGAGATGTCAAATTTCGCCAATAGCGCTGCCTTCAGGTCAGTATAGTGGTGTGCTCTGTCCTCATCCATTGCAGTGTAGGCCTCCAATGCCTTCCCCGCCAGCAGTGGAACGAGTCTGCATGCCCACTCGCTCTCCGGCCATTTCCACATTTTGGCAATGCGCTCGAAACGTAATAAATAGTTTTCAATGTCCTCGCCCCTCTGATATTGTGGCATTTTTGGTTGGTTATAATGCCTCCACTCTGACCTTGGCTGGTCTGGGCTGTTGTCCAGGTCTGAAAAGTGGTGATCGGATGCCTCTGCTGGTGTCTCCTGGCGCCCACGCGGGGGTGCTGGTGTTGGCAGGTTAAGTCTGGGACTGCTTGCCGTCAGTGTGCTTGGGGTGGCTGCGATGTGCAGGTTCGGAGCAGGCTGTACTTGGTCACCATCTCGATGGGGCTGGGTGGCACGCCGAGGCAACTGGTCAGTCCGTGGTTTAGCAACCCTTAGGCCTCGGATCTCTGCCAacaggttctcctctctccgctGCTGTCCTGCCATGAAGTCCCTCATCAATGCCAGTAGCTCTCCATCTGGTCCACCTGTCGACCTTGCGGCTGTCGGAGCTGCTGGGTGCATCCAGCCCTTGGCCCCCTTCTCAGACTCCTCGGATGAGGAAGCCGCAGTCTCCCACTCCACGTCTGGCTTGGCGGTTGCCCCCCCCTCATAGTTCTCTTGCCCCTGAGAACGAAGTCCTGTGCGCTGTCCTGGACGGCGGGTTAGCTTCCTCCGAGTAGCCATCCCTCTTCTGACACCATCTGTGGCGGGGTTCTCTTGGGAACTCCCCAAAAATCGAAAAACTCAGGCGTACTCGGAAAATCTCGGTTTAGTGAGATTTAATTATGCCGGCCTCCAAGACAACACAGTGTgaatatttacaaagaaaaagttcaaaaaaatggaaaaacacagaaaacaaaacactctATATACAAAAGGGTTTCCAAAGGAAAAAGGGCATTTACCCACTTGAGTTCTTCAGTAACTCACACTTATATCCAACAATTTAAACGATGTTACCTTCTCAGTAACTGAGTCAAGACTGCCCTTATAGGGGAACAGCAGCCCCTTTTAAacatatagcccctcccactaGGCTTAATTATTCCATAGAAAACAATTTCCTAATTTCCCCACAGAATAAAGCTTCTACCATTTATCAAATCAAGGATCAACTATATCCCCCTAAACAGTTCCCTTaaatcaaaatacattatttactgTGCAAATTAAccttacacaaaaataaacataagtgTACAGATCATGTGATCATGAGAGCGTGCGTAAAGAGACTATTTAAACAATTAGAAAAGTTACGCCTCTGTTTCGCCAACCAAGCTCATGGAGAGGGAGCCGGTTGACGCATATGCCTTCAACAAACAGTAAGTCGCTTGtatttgtgtgaatgtatgcgtAACTGAACATAGCACTGCCAAGTGTGCACCCTTGGTCGCGCTACTGAAACGGTGGAGAAAAGAGGGAATGATATTGAGGTTTAATTAACTACTTTGTGAGACCGGGAGGGAACGgggaatgtgtggtgtgtgtgtgtgtgcgcgtgctgccGGCATTCAGTAACAGCGCGGCTCCGTCACATTGcggtttaattaaatattttgtgagACCGGGAAGGAACGgggaatgtgtggtgtgtgtgtgtgtgtgtgtgcgcgtgctccCCGCATTCAGTGACACCGTGGCTCCGTCACATTATCCCCCTCCTCCTGGAGGTTGACGATGTGCGGCAACCTGGAAAGGTAATCTGCTACCACATTGGTTTTGCCTGATTGGTGTCGGATGGTGAACCTGAAAGGCTGGAGTGAGAGGTACCATCGTGTAAGGCGGCTGTTGTGGTCCTTCATGGAGTTGATCCAGGTGAGAGCTCGGTGGTCAGTTTCCAGATCAAACTCCTTTCCCAGTAAATAGTATCGCAGGCTCTCCAGCGCCCACTTAATGGCCAGGCCTTCCTTTTCCACCGTGGAATACCTGGTCTCACGTGGTTGCAGCTTGCGGCTCAGGTACAGGATGGGGTGTTCTTCTCCAGGGTCTCCTTGGGCCAGGACCGCTCCAAGGCCAACTGCCGATGCGTCCACCTGTACCAGGAATCTTCTTTTGAAGTCTGGACTCTTGAGGACAGGGGAAGAACATAAGTTGGCTTTCAAGGTGCTGAAGGCTGTTTCACAGTCGTCTGACCAGGTCACCGGGTTCCTCTGGTCCTTGcaggtcagtgctgtgagtGGAGCTGCTATCGTTGCGAATTGGGGTACGAACCGTCTGTACCAGCCGGCCAATCCCAAGAAGGACCGTACCTCCTTCTTGGTGCGAGGTCGAGGGCAGTTTTGGATAGCTTCCACCTTATCCACTTGTGGACGAACCTCTCCTCGTCCCAGTTGATAACCCAGGTATCGTGTCTCCTCCTGTGCCCACTCACACTTGGAGGGGTTGGGTGTCAACCCAGCCTTCTGGATCCTTCTCAGGACCAGTGATAGGTGTTGGACATGCTCCTCCCATGTGTTGCTGAAGATTACCACATCATCAAGGTATGCTGCGCTGCAGTTGTCACAACCCTGGAGGACCCCATCCATCAGTCTCTGGAAGGTGGCTGGCGCTCCATGCAGTCCAAATGGCATCACAGTAAACTGGAAAAGTCCAGCTGGTGTTCGAAATGCCGTGTATGGCCGGCAAGACTTCTCCAGTGGCACCTGCCAGTAGCCTTTACATAGATCAAGGGTGGTGATGTACTTGGCCGCTCCGATCTTCTCCAATAAGTCATCGATTCTTGGCATGGGGTAGGCATCAAACTCTGAGATGGCATTAAGCTTCCTGAAGTCAATGCATATCCGGAGAGAACCATCTTTCTTGAAGACGATGACCACTGGACTGCACCACTCTGAGTTGGAAGGCTCAATCACTCCGAGCTTCAacatctcctccacctcctgccGCAGCTTGTCCACCAGCTGTTGTGGGATACGGTAGGGACGTTGGCGGATTGGTCGTTCATCCTTTAGACGAACCACATGCTCAACAAGGGTGGTTTGTCCTGGGCTGGTAGCAAAGAGGGAACGAGCCTCCTGAGGAGCTGTGCAGCTTGCTCTGGTGCAAGATGTGCCAGCACAGGAGTAGCAGTCTTAGATAGGGTTTCCAGTTcggtctcctcttcctcttccatgTCCACCTCCCTCACCATCAGTGCTTGGATCGGACGCTCCTTCCACTCTTTTAGTAGGTTCACATGGTAGGTCTGTACTGGTTTCTTCTTTTCAGGTTGATGGACCTCGTAAGTGACTGGGCCCATCT encodes the following:
- the LOC133136805 gene encoding uncharacterized protein LOC133136805 isoform X4; protein product: MATRRKLTRRPGQRTGLRSQGQENYEGGATAKPDVEWETAASSSEESEKGAKGWMHPAAPTAARSTGGPDGELLALMRDFMAGQQRREENLLAEIRGLRVAKPRTDQLPRRATQPHRDGDQVQPAPNLHIAATPSTLTASSPRLNLPTPAPPRGRQETPAEASDHHFSDLDNSPDQPRSEWRHYNQPKMPQYQRGEDIENYLLRFERIAKMWKWPESEWACRLVPLLAGKALEAYTAMDEDRAHHYTDLKAALLAKFDISPETYRLQFRSTNVPPGESPTETYHRLKGLYRRWIRPGQHTKEEVGEAIILEQLLRVLPFEVRTWVKEHEPAEGLTAAKLVLQYLNARRGGPATHFTSAARRPTPQPRPARREECPD
- the LOC133136805 gene encoding uncharacterized protein LOC133136805 isoform X2, encoding MATRRKLTRRPGQRTGLRSQGQENYEGGATAKPDVEWETAASSSEESEKGAKGWMHPAAPTAARSTGGPDGELLALMRDFMAGQQRREENLLAEIRGLRVAKPRTDQLPRRATQPHRDGDQVQPAPNLHIAATPSTLTASSPRLNLPTPAPPRGRQETPAEASDHHFSDLDNSPDQPRSEWRHYNQPKMPQYQRGEDIENYLLRFERIAKMWKWPESEWACRLVPLLAGKALEAYTAMDEDRAHHYTDLKAALLAKFDISPETYRLQFRSTNVPPGESPTETYHRLKGLYRRWIRPGQHTKEEVGEAIILEQLLRVLPFEVRTWVKEHEPAEGLTAAKLVLQYLNARRGGPATHFTSAARRPTPQPRPARREECPGNISTAPNQQTSD
- the LOC133136805 gene encoding uncharacterized protein LOC133136805 isoform X3, yielding MATRRKLTRRPGQRTGLRSQGQENYEGGATAKPDVEWETAASSSEESEKGAKGWMHPAAPTAARSTGGPDGELLALMRDFMAGQQRREENLLAEIRGLRVAKPRTDQLPRRATQPHRDGDQVQPAPNLHIAATPSTLTASSPRLNLPTPAPPRGRQETPAEASDHHFSDLDNSPDQPRSEWRHYNQPKMPQYQRGEDIENYLLRFERIAKMWKWPESEWACRLVPLLAGKALEAYTAMDEDRAHHYTDLKAALLAKFDISPETYRLQFRSTNVPPGESPTETYHRLKGLYRRWIRPGQHTKEEVGEAIILEQLLRVLPFEVRTWVKEHEPAEGLTAAKLVLQYLNARRGGPATHFTSAARRPTPQPRPARREECPGLPWTL
- the LOC133136803 gene encoding uncharacterized protein LOC133136803; amino-acid sequence: MAGMYRGHWICSKRAPSDTTPSDRGVVQFVLEMRDRLARYQDEAEVNLREAQKSQKTWYDKQARHREFQPGQKVLLLLPSSNSKLLAKWQGPYIITRKMGPVTYEVHQPEKKKPVQTYHVNLLKEWKERPIQALMVREVDMEEEEETELETQSKTATPVLAHLAPEQAAQLLQVFQEARSLFATSPGQTTLVEHVVRLKDERPIRQRPYRIPQQLVDKLRQEVEEMLKLGVIEPSNSEWCSPVVIVFKKDGSLRICIDFRKLNAISEFDAYPMPRIDDLLEKIGAAKYITTLDLCKGYWQVPLEKSCRPYTAFRTPAGLFQFTVMPFGLHGALSAVLTQRIDPKGDPTFTNGHVRIIKRLQITLSLCASPSPDAVQEGRRKEEGGPEEYPGLGRSYFCLNGPLIFSSFSLPLP
- the LOC133136805 gene encoding uncharacterized protein LOC133136805 isoform X1, which translates into the protein MATRRKLTRRPGQRTGLRSQGQENYEGGATAKPDVEWETAASSSEESEKGAKGWMHPAAPTAARSTGGPDGELLALMRDFMAGQQRREENLLAEIRGLRVAKPRTDQLPRRATQPHRDGDQVQPAPNLHIAATPSTLTASSPRLNLPTPAPPRGRQETPAEASDHHFSDLDNSPDQPRSEWRHYNQPKMPQYQRGEDIENYLLRFERIAKMWKWPESEWACRLVPLLAGKALEAYTAMDEDRAHHYTDLKAALLAKFDISPETYRLQFRSTNVPPGESPTETYHRLKGLYRRWIRPGQHTKEEVGEAIILEQLLRVLPFEVRTWVKEHEPAEGLTAAKLVLQYLNARRGGPATHFTSAARRPTPQPRPARREECPGNISTAPNQQTSGLPWTL